A region of Rhizobium grahamii DNA encodes the following proteins:
- a CDS encoding DUF3572 domain-containing protein — MQSNFKPSKQHAVDPQQTAIAVLAWLANEQDLFGRFLALTGVEPSQVRHAINDPGFLSGMMDFLMNHEPTAMAFCEATGTPPDVLNAAWLHFSPPGLGSGEY, encoded by the coding sequence ATGCAGAGCAACTTCAAACCTTCCAAGCAACATGCCGTCGATCCGCAGCAAACTGCCATCGCAGTTCTGGCCTGGCTCGCGAACGAGCAAGATCTTTTCGGCCGTTTTCTAGCCCTGACAGGCGTCGAGCCCTCCCAGGTGAGGCACGCCATCAACGATCCAGGCTTCCTCTCCGGAATGATGGATTTCCTGATGAACCACGAGCCAACCGCGATGGCCTTTTGCGAGGCTACCGGCACGCCGCCCGACGTTCTCAACGCCGCTTGGTTGCATTTTTCGCCACCCGGCCTGGGCTCCGGGGAGTATTGA
- a CDS encoding response regulator, whose product MPKQVMIVEDNELNMKLFRDLIEASGYTTIQTRNGMEALDLARKYRPDLILMDIQLPEVSGLEVTKWLKEDDELHVIPVIAVTAFAMKGDEERIRQGGCEAYVSKPISVPKFIETIKTYLGDA is encoded by the coding sequence ATGCCTAAACAGGTGATGATTGTAGAGGATAACGAGCTCAACATGAAGCTCTTTCGCGACCTCATCGAGGCGTCCGGCTACACGACGATTCAGACACGCAATGGCATGGAAGCCCTTGATCTCGCCCGCAAGTATCGTCCGGATCTCATCCTGATGGACATCCAGTTGCCAGAGGTTTCCGGGCTTGAGGTCACCAAGTGGCTCAAGGAAGATGACGAATTGCACGTCATTCCCGTGATCGCTGTCACCGCCTTCGCGATGAAGGGCGATGAGGAGCGAATCCGGCAGGGCGGCTGCGAAGCATATGTGTCGAAGCCGATCTCGGTGCCGAAGTTCATCGAGACCATCAAGACCTATCTGGGTGATGCATAA
- a CDS encoding PleD family two-component system response regulator, which translates to MTARILVVDDIPANVKLLEARLIAEYFDVMTAGDGYQALAICEKNQVDLILLDIMMPGMDGFEVCERLKSNPKTAHIPVVMVTALDQPADRVRGLRAGADDFLTKPVNDLQLIARVKSLLRLKTLSDELRVRARTAQTMGIDELLRAETRGEEGGQILLVDGRANSQERIVKALKPVAHVFALSDAQAAIFEASENPFDLVIVNSNIDDYDPLRLCSQLRSLERTRFLPLLIITEQGDDEMVVRALELGVNDYIVRPVDPNELVARSLTQMRRKHYNDRLRASVQQTIELAITDPLTGLNNRRYLDNHISTLFNRSMARGRPLSVLMADIDRFKQINDTYGHDAGDDVLREFANRIRSTVRGADLACRYGGEEFVVVMPDTSPEVASAVAERLRGVIESAPFTLKSSGTELSVTASFGISTRTSAILTPGHLMKQADLALYEAKNSGRNRVVAAA; encoded by the coding sequence ATGACTGCACGCATCCTGGTCGTTGACGACATTCCGGCGAATGTGAAGCTTCTCGAAGCGCGCCTCATCGCCGAATATTTCGATGTGATGACGGCCGGCGATGGTTATCAGGCGCTGGCGATCTGCGAGAAGAATCAGGTCGACCTGATCCTGCTCGACATCATGATGCCGGGAATGGATGGGTTCGAGGTTTGCGAACGGCTCAAATCCAATCCGAAGACGGCGCACATTCCTGTGGTCATGGTAACGGCACTCGACCAGCCCGCCGATCGCGTGCGTGGGTTGCGAGCCGGCGCCGACGATTTCCTGACGAAGCCCGTCAACGATTTGCAGCTGATCGCCCGAGTGAAGAGCCTCCTGCGCCTCAAGACGCTCAGCGACGAACTGCGTGTTCGCGCTCGCACGGCGCAGACCATGGGGATCGACGAGTTGCTGCGTGCGGAAACGCGCGGTGAGGAGGGCGGTCAGATCCTTCTGGTCGATGGTCGCGCCAATTCCCAGGAGCGCATCGTCAAGGCCCTGAAGCCTGTTGCCCATGTGTTTGCCTTGTCGGATGCCCAGGCGGCGATCTTCGAAGCGTCGGAGAACCCGTTCGATCTCGTCATCGTCAATTCCAACATCGACGATTACGATCCGCTTCGCCTGTGCTCTCAGTTGCGCTCGCTCGAACGCACGCGGTTTCTGCCGTTGCTGATCATCACGGAGCAGGGCGACGACGAGATGGTCGTGCGTGCCCTGGAGCTCGGGGTCAACGACTATATTGTTCGCCCGGTCGATCCGAACGAACTGGTTGCGCGTAGCCTGACCCAGATGCGCCGCAAGCATTACAACGACCGGCTGCGCGCCAGCGTCCAACAGACGATCGAACTCGCCATCACGGATCCGCTGACGGGCCTGAACAATCGCCGCTATCTCGACAACCACATCAGCACGCTCTTCAATCGCTCGATGGCGAGGGGACGGCCGCTGTCGGTGCTGATGGCCGACATCGATCGGTTCAAGCAGATCAACGATACCTACGGCCACGACGCAGGCGACGATGTGCTTCGCGAATTCGCCAACCGTATCCGCTCGACCGTTCGCGGCGCCGATCTCGCCTGCCGTTACGGTGGCGAGGAGTTCGTCGTTGTGATGCCCGATACCTCGCCGGAGGTTGCTTCCGCGGTAGCCGAAAGATTACGTGGCGTCATCGAGTCAGCTCCATTCACTCTGAAATCGAGCGGGACTGAACTGAGCGTGACCGCTTCGTTCGGGATCTCGACGCGCACCTCCGCCATTCTCACGCCCGGCCATCTGATGAAGCAGGCCGATCTGGCTCTCTACGAGGCCAAGAACTCTGGTCGAAATCGCGTCGTAGCGGCGGCCTGA
- the rpmG gene encoding 50S ribosomal protein L33 — MAKATTIKIKLLSTADTGFFYVTTKNSRTMTDKMTKTKYDPVAKKHVEFKETKIK, encoded by the coding sequence ATGGCCAAGGCTACCACAATCAAGATCAAGCTGCTGTCGACGGCCGACACCGGTTTCTTCTACGTCACGACGAAGAACAGCCGTACGATGACGGACAAGATGACGAAGACGAAGTACGACCCGGTTGCTAAGAAGCACGTCGAGTTCAAGGAAACCAAGATCAAGTAA
- a CDS encoding MFS transporter, translating into MSQPRNGTPGDVEEIHWPSLVAAVSSISAVGIAIGLGLPLLSIILEKRGIPSTLIGLNTAMAGVAAMAAAPITTKLAHKYGVAPTMIWAVLISALSALGFYYARDFWMWFPLRFAFHGATTTLFILSEFWINAASPPSKRGFVLGIYATVLSLGFAAGPLLFSLLGSDGVLPFAIGAAAVLLAAIPIFIARYESPVLEEKPELHFMRYVFLVPTATAAVFIFGAVEAGGLALFPIYAVRASFTESQAALLLTVMGIGNVIFQIPVGLLSDRMKDKRPLLAAMAFMGLIGSLMLPFLVHSWVLMATVLLFWGGCVAGLYTVGLSHLGSRLTGSDLAAANAAFVFCYAVGTVAGPQVIGAAIDVAGNNGFAWAIAGFFGLYALLSAIRLLFIGKRG; encoded by the coding sequence ATGTCTCAGCCGCGAAACGGCACACCGGGCGATGTCGAGGAAATCCATTGGCCTTCATTGGTGGCAGCCGTTTCGTCGATCTCGGCTGTCGGGATTGCGATTGGTCTCGGGCTGCCGCTGCTGAGCATCATTCTTGAAAAGCGCGGCATTCCATCGACGCTGATCGGCCTCAACACGGCGATGGCGGGCGTCGCCGCCATGGCTGCGGCTCCGATCACCACCAAGCTCGCCCACAAATACGGCGTAGCGCCGACGATGATCTGGGCTGTGTTGATTTCCGCGCTCAGCGCGCTCGGCTTCTACTATGCGCGCGATTTCTGGATGTGGTTCCCGCTGCGCTTCGCGTTCCATGGCGCAACGACCACACTCTTCATCCTCTCCGAATTCTGGATCAACGCCGCCTCGCCGCCTTCGAAACGCGGATTCGTGCTCGGCATCTATGCCACGGTGCTCTCGCTTGGATTCGCGGCCGGGCCGCTGCTGTTTTCGCTGCTTGGCAGCGATGGCGTTCTCCCCTTCGCGATCGGGGCTGCCGCCGTGCTTCTGGCAGCGATCCCGATATTCATCGCGCGTTACGAGAGCCCCGTTCTGGAAGAGAAGCCGGAGCTGCATTTCATGCGCTACGTCTTCCTCGTCCCGACCGCGACAGCTGCCGTTTTCATCTTCGGCGCCGTCGAGGCAGGCGGTCTCGCTCTGTTTCCGATCTACGCCGTGCGCGCCTCCTTTACCGAATCGCAAGCAGCCCTGCTGCTGACGGTCATGGGAATCGGCAATGTCATCTTCCAGATACCCGTCGGCCTGCTCTCCGACCGCATGAAGGACAAGCGACCGTTGCTTGCCGCCATGGCTTTCATGGGCCTGATCGGCTCGCTCATGTTGCCGTTTCTCGTCCACAGCTGGGTCCTGATGGCCACCGTGCTGCTCTTCTGGGGTGGTTGCGTGGCAGGCCTCTACACCGTCGGCCTAAGCCATCTGGGCTCGCGCCTGACGGGTTCTGACCTCGCAGCAGCCAATGCCGCCTTCGTATTCTGCTACGCGGTCGGCACCGTTGCCGGCCCTCAGGTCATCGGCGCAGCCATCGACGTTGCCGGCAACAATGGCTTTGCCTGGGCGATCGCCGGATTCTTCGGCCTTTATGCCCTGCTTTCCGCCATAAGGCTGCTTTTCATAGGAAAGCGGGGTTGA
- a CDS encoding DUF983 domain-containing protein, producing MTTTSTDQPIRYGASEEVERPLGRSIKRGMLNTCPNCGTGKLFKSFLKPVDNCAVCGEAMHHHRADDLPPYLTIVIIGHLIIGGYMATDLVWPMPLWLTFAIWTPLTLLATLLIIQPIKGGVIGLQWALKMHGFGGHSDDHDSYEIPGRQR from the coding sequence ATGACGACCACCTCGACCGACCAGCCAATCCGTTACGGAGCAAGCGAGGAGGTGGAACGTCCGCTCGGCCGTTCTATCAAGCGCGGCATGCTGAACACCTGCCCCAACTGCGGCACCGGCAAACTGTTCAAGAGCTTCCTGAAGCCAGTGGACAACTGCGCCGTCTGTGGGGAGGCAATGCATCACCATCGCGCCGACGACCTGCCGCCTTACCTGACGATCGTCATCATCGGCCACCTCATCATCGGCGGCTACATGGCGACGGATCTGGTCTGGCCGATGCCACTCTGGCTGACGTTTGCGATCTGGACGCCGCTCACGCTGTTGGCGACGCTTCTGATCATCCAGCCGATCAAGGGCGGCGTCATCGGCCTGCAGTGGGCTCTGAAGATGCATGGCTTCGGCGGACACAGTGATGACCATGACTCCTACGAGATTCCCGGCCGCCAAAGATAA
- the rnr gene encoding ribonuclease R has protein sequence MSKIPRERTKGMGKRPGKIGRASLQPAAEPLNIAHGALPSREVILRFIADHPQKASKRELAKAFGLKGDSRVELKHLLRELEQEGMLQKTRKSLIRPGALPPVTVLDITTRDKDGELIGRPAEWPEEMGVAPAVAIRQSTSAAGRNGKGKAPVAGIGDRILAKIFPASDRGGPAYTARIIKILDKRRGALLGVFKDAPGGAGRLLPIERRGEEMVIDPEYKGEAKDGDLVEVEVARLGRFGLPRAKVLSIVGSVASEKAISMIAIHAHGIPYTFPPAVVAEADDAKPATMSHREDWRDVPLITIDPADAKDHDDAVYAEADPSPDNPDGVIVTVAIADVSYYVRPNSPLDREALKRGNSVYFPDRVVPMLPERISNDLCSLREGQDRPALAVRMMFSKEGRKIGHTFHRVMMKSAAKLSYQQAQAAIDGKPDDKTGPLLEPILKPLWNAYRIMTLGRGRRQPLELDMPERKIQLKPDGTVDRVVVPPRLDAHKLIEEMMIQANVSAAETLEKKRQVLIYRIHDGPTLAKQEVLREFLATLGISLPKGGNMRANNFNMILAKADDTPHQTMVNEMVLRSQSQAIYSPENIGHFGLNLMKYAHFTSPIRRYADLIVHRALVGSLGFGEGGITPDEEAALDDIAAEISTFERRAMAAERETVDRLIAHHLAGRVGEEFEGRIGGVTKSGLFVALPDYGADGFIPISTLGTDYFIYDEAHQALSGEKTGLGYRLGDSVTVKLAEAIPLAGALRFEMISEGRKMPTAVRSFHKAGRRDASRARKQAGTRPPRGRR, from the coding sequence GTGAGCAAAATCCCGCGGGAAAGAACGAAGGGCATGGGCAAGCGTCCCGGCAAGATCGGACGCGCCAGCCTGCAACCCGCCGCCGAACCGCTGAACATCGCCCACGGGGCCCTGCCCTCCCGCGAAGTGATTCTGCGCTTTATCGCCGACCATCCGCAGAAGGCGTCGAAGCGCGAGCTTGCGAAGGCCTTCGGACTGAAAGGCGACAGCCGCGTCGAGCTGAAGCACCTCCTGCGCGAACTGGAGCAGGAAGGTATGCTCCAAAAGACACGCAAGTCGCTGATCCGACCCGGCGCACTGCCGCCGGTTACCGTGCTCGACATCACGACGCGCGACAAGGACGGCGAACTGATCGGACGCCCGGCGGAATGGCCGGAGGAGATGGGGGTTGCGCCCGCCGTCGCCATCCGCCAGTCGACATCGGCAGCAGGTCGCAACGGCAAGGGCAAGGCTCCTGTCGCCGGCATAGGCGACCGTATCCTGGCGAAGATCTTTCCGGCCTCTGATCGCGGCGGCCCGGCCTATACGGCACGCATCATCAAGATCCTGGACAAGCGCCGCGGCGCGTTGCTCGGCGTCTTCAAGGATGCACCTGGTGGTGCCGGTCGTCTGCTGCCGATCGAGCGGCGCGGCGAGGAAATGGTGATCGACCCCGAGTACAAGGGCGAGGCCAAGGACGGCGATCTTGTCGAGGTCGAAGTTGCCCGTCTCGGTCGATTCGGCCTGCCGCGTGCCAAGGTGCTCTCGATCGTCGGCTCCGTCGCATCCGAGAAGGCGATCTCGATGATCGCTATCCATGCGCATGGCATCCCTTATACATTCCCGCCTGCCGTCGTCGCCGAAGCCGACGATGCCAAGCCCGCGACGATGTCGCATCGCGAGGACTGGCGCGATGTGCCGCTGATCACCATCGATCCGGCTGACGCCAAGGACCATGACGACGCCGTCTACGCCGAGGCGGACCCCTCGCCCGACAATCCGGATGGTGTCATCGTTACTGTCGCCATCGCCGATGTCTCCTATTACGTTCGCCCGAACTCTCCGCTCGATCGCGAAGCGCTGAAGCGCGGCAACTCGGTCTATTTCCCCGACCGGGTGGTGCCGATGCTGCCGGAGCGGATCTCGAACGATCTCTGCTCGTTGAGAGAAGGTCAGGACCGGCCGGCGCTTGCCGTTCGCATGATGTTTTCGAAGGAAGGCCGCAAGATCGGCCATACCTTCCATCGCGTGATGATGAAGAGCGCGGCAAAGCTCTCTTACCAGCAGGCGCAGGCGGCGATCGACGGCAAGCCCGACGACAAGACGGGACCGCTTCTCGAACCGATCCTGAAGCCGCTCTGGAATGCCTACCGGATCATGACGCTCGGTCGTGGGCGCCGGCAGCCACTCGAACTCGACATGCCGGAGCGCAAGATCCAGCTGAAACCCGACGGCACCGTGGATCGCGTCGTCGTGCCGCCGCGCCTCGACGCGCACAAGCTGATCGAAGAAATGATGATCCAGGCCAACGTTTCGGCAGCCGAGACGCTGGAGAAGAAGCGGCAGGTGCTGATCTACCGCATCCATGACGGTCCGACGCTCGCCAAGCAGGAAGTGCTGCGCGAGTTCCTGGCAACGCTTGGCATATCGCTTCCCAAGGGCGGCAACATGCGCGCCAACAATTTCAACATGATCCTCGCCAAGGCGGATGACACGCCGCACCAGACGATGGTCAACGAGATGGTGCTGCGCTCGCAGAGCCAGGCGATCTACAGCCCGGAGAATATCGGGCACTTCGGCCTGAACCTAATGAAGTATGCGCACTTCACCTCGCCGATCCGCCGCTATGCGGACCTGATCGTGCATCGTGCGCTGGTCGGCTCGCTCGGCTTCGGTGAGGGCGGAATCACGCCAGACGAAGAAGCCGCACTTGACGATATTGCCGCCGAGATCTCGACCTTCGAGCGCCGCGCCATGGCCGCCGAGCGCGAGACGGTCGATCGCCTGATTGCGCATCATCTTGCCGGTCGTGTCGGCGAGGAATTCGAAGGGCGCATAGGAGGCGTGACGAAATCGGGACTATTTGTCGCCCTGCCGGACTATGGAGCGGACGGCTTCATTCCTATATCTACGCTCGGAACGGACTACTTCATCTATGATGAGGCGCATCAGGCGCTGTCTGGCGAGAAAACCGGCCTCGGATATCGCCTGGGGGACAGCGTTACGGTGAAACTTGCGGAAGCCATTCCGCTCGCCGGTGCGCTTCGTTTCGAGATGATCAGCGAAGGGCGAAAGATGCCCACTGCTGTACGTTCGTTCCATAAGGCTGGCCGGCGCGACGCAAGCCGCGCGCGCAAACAGGCCGGAACAAGGCCGCCAAGAGGGCGGCGATAG